In a single window of the bacterium genome:
- a CDS encoding RNA polymerase sigma-70 factor — protein MTDRDDAPTGCDAASIEALFRAHYSRLCDFVNCYVRSPETASDLVQDLFVHLWERCDAGDVPLLTTAYLYTAARNRALKHLRHRRVVARWAERVASAPLPTGPQADERLRTREMAEAIRRAIDALPDRCRQIFLLSREKYLSYAEIAEVLGISVKTVETQMWRALKSLRKSLAPYLGLVLTLAALARLGSHLVG, from the coding sequence ATGACCGACCGCGACGACGCGCCAACCGGATGCGATGCCGCATCCATCGAAGCCCTGTTCCGGGCACATTACAGCCGGCTTTGCGACTTCGTGAACTGCTACGTGCGCTCACCCGAGACGGCGAGTGACCTGGTACAGGATCTCTTCGTGCACCTCTGGGAGCGCTGCGATGCGGGCGACGTCCCGCTCCTGACCACCGCTTACCTGTATACTGCGGCCCGGAACCGTGCCCTCAAGCACCTACGCCACCGCCGCGTGGTGGCGCGTTGGGCGGAGCGAGTGGCGAGTGCGCCGTTGCCCACGGGCCCGCAAGCGGATGAGCGGCTGAGGACGCGCGAGATGGCGGAAGCGATCCGCCGCGCCATCGACGCGTTGCCCGACCGGTGCCGCCAGATTTTCTTGTTGAGTCGGGAGAAGTACCTGTCGTACGCGGAGATCGCGGAGGTTCTGGGGATCTCGGTCAAGACGGTGGAAACGCAGATGTGGCGCGCGCTCAAGTCGCTTCGCAAGAGTCTCGCCCCATATCTCGGCCTCGTCCTCACCCT